The genomic window CAATCAAGAAAACTTCAAGTCCGAAAACGGCTCCGGCTAGAGGTGTTCCGAAAACCGATCCAAAGCCAGCTGCAATGGCAGAAATAATTAAAATTTTTCTTTCGTTTTTGTCGAGTTTAAATGGCTTTGTCAGCTGATCGGCAATCGCTCCTGCCATTTGCAAAGCAGTTCCTTCACGACCTGCAGAACCTCCGAAAAAATGAGTGATAATGGTTCCGAGATAAACAAAAGGAGCCATTTTAAAAGGAATGATTGCTTTGGGATCGTGGATGTTTTCAAGCAATACATTATTGCCGGCTTCAACATCTTTTCCGAAATAATAATATAAAAGCCCTACCAAAAATCCGGCAACCGGAAGAAAGGCAATCAGCCAGATATGATTTTCCCTGAAGTCGGTTGCCCATTCCAACGACTGTAAAAATCCGGCAGAAGCTGTTCCTGCCAATGCACCGATGATAAGACTTATGAACAGCCATTTAAAAATATAAGGCAAAGCCGGAAATTTTCTAAAGAAAAATTTGACGTGAAATTTTGTTGTGTTTCTGAATGTTCGTTGATGTTTAGACATAATTTTCCTGATCCAATTACTGTTGATAATCTTTTAATCAGGCGTCATCAGCTTTTGAAAAGCGGTTGGGCAAGGAAGAACACCATTTCCTTTATTTTGCAAATATAGCTATTATTTTAATTTTTATAATGAATGGCTTTACCTATTTCAATAGGATTATTGTATTTTCTTATAATTTCCTGCATGCTTTTTACCTGTGTGTTAAGCTCATCAATGCTGTGTATTTCTTTTCCTCCGATGTTGATATTCAGATTGCTGTTGGTTTTACTGAAATTGGTTCTTTCAAATGAAAAAGGATCATTATAAAACTCGAGTAAAAGTTTTTGTTTTTGCTTTTCATTAATCGGGATGGCTTTGTTTCCAAAATTGGACTCAAGGAAATCATCAGTAGGATAGATCTCTGCAAGCTCCTGGTTTTTTACCAGATGATAAATGAAGTTTTTTTGGGTATCGGAGATTTCAAAAATCAGCCCTGGAAGACCGGAAAATTTAAATGGTCCCTCATTAAAAGGAATATCTTTACAGAACCAAGCAATCCAGTTTCTTCCTCCAAATCTGGTTGTTGCTTTTTGCAATGTGTAATGTTGTACCTGTTTAGTCTCATGTGAGATGTTCCAGGTCATTTTATCATTGGTTTTAAATGTATAATATCCAAATTTGATATTGATAAAGTTTTCATTTTCAAATGAATTTATCTTTCTTTTTACGATCTGCCCTGTCATATCAATATGTTTATTGTCGCTGTTTCCGAATTTTTTATTCAGGGAATCAGCAACGAGAAGATTACGTCCGTAAAACTTTACATTTTTAGGATTGATATCCAGAATCATGTTAAATTTTTGATAATCAGTTTCTGTAGAATCCATTTTTAATTGAAGTTCATAAATATACCTGTGGGTTTGTGAACTAAAAAAAGCAACGTTCAGTAAACAAAAAAAGGCTAAAAAATTTTTCATGATGGCATTTGGTTTGAGTCTATCTAAAATAAGAATGATCAAGAATATACTTTTTGCTGATTTCTATGCTCTCAAAAATATCCTTATCGCTGGAATCCTGTTCTAAAAACCAATGCTGAAGACCTGCCTGTTTTTCGGCTTCAAAAAGTCTTTTAAAATCAATCGTCCCGTTTCCTATTTCGGCAAAATCTTTTGTTTCAGCCTTTATGTCTTTCACATGCCACAATGGAAACCTTTTCGGGTATTTTTCAAAGTAAACTAACGGATCTAGACCAGCTTTTGAAATCCAGTACAAATCCAGTTCCATTTTGACCAGTTCAGGGGAAGTGTTTTCTAATATGAATTCATAAACATTTCTTGAATTATCAAATTTTTCAAATTCAAAATCATGATTATGGTAAGCAAACTGAATTCCTGCCTTTTTCGTAATTTCTCCCGACTTATCAAATATTTCCGGAAGTTTTTGATAATGTTCAACGGTACGTTCTTCCGGGAAAAGATAAGAACAGACCATATATTTTGAACCGATGAAATGTAAATCTTCAACCGATTTTTCCCAATTTTTTAACAAGGTTCCTTGGTCATTATGAAGAATTCCGGTGGTGTGATGTGAACTGATTACTTTTAAACCCACATTGTTCAGAACAGATTGAAATTCATTTCCGGTTTTTCCAAAGAAAGTACCGTTATAACCGTAGATTTCCAATTCTGTAAAGCCTAAACCGGCCAATCTTTCCAATGTCTTTTCTAGATTTTCTGAAATGGAATCCCGAACGGTATAAAGTTGAATGGCCAATGTTTTTTTATGGGTTTTAAGATTAGAAATTCCACAAGAATACAGACCTAAAAATCCCAGTGAGGAAAGCGTTATAAAATCTTTTCTGTGCATTTTACAGGAAAGGTTTCATTTCGTCTTCAATCTGTGTTCTCAGTTCCATCAGACGTTTTGCATATTGCTCTTTTTGTTTGTCTTCTTCTGTTTCAGGGATCCATTTGGGAACCGGCAGTTTTTTCCCATTTTCATCGACGGCTACAAAAACAATGATACAGTGTGTCTTTTTATCAAAATTCGGCTGCTTTAAGTTTCTCGAAAAAACATTAATCGAAATATGCATACTCGAAGAACCTGTGTAAATAACCTGCGCTTCTACTTTTACAATTTCCCCGATTTTGATGGGTTCGTAAAAACGTATTCCGCCTACATATACGGTTACGGAATAGTTTCCACTCCAGGTAGTTGCACAGGCATAACCTGCCTGATCAATCCATTTCATGACACTTCCGCCATGTACGTTGCCTCCGTAGTTCACATTCGAAGGCTCCGAAATAAACTGAAAAGTGATCGGTTTGTTTTCCATTTCCACTAAAATTTTGATTGAATAAAGGTATTTAATAATTTTCAAAATCATGGATTAAATCCTACTTTTGAAGTCGGAAAGTTCAATGAAGACGAATTTTAATAAACAACAGACTTAAAATCATAATGAAAAAAGTATTTTATCTTAATACCTGCGATACCTGCAGAAAAATTTTAGCACAATTCGACCTTACAGACTGGGAGCTTCGCGAGATCAAAAAAGAACCGATCACAAAAGAAGAACTGGCAGAAATGCATAAAAAGACAAAGTCTTATGAAGCCTTATTCAGCAAAAAATCGACTCAGATCAAGTTGAGAGGACTGGATGTAAAGTCTCTTACGGAAAAGGATTTTAAAGAACTGTTATTAGATCATTATACTTTTTTGAAACGTCCTGTTTTTATCACAGATGAAAAAATTTTTGTTGGAAATGATAAGAATAATGTGGCGGCTTTGCAAGAGTTTTTTGGAGTGGGGTAGTTTTGCCACGAGTTAACCGGTATTGAAGATTTTTTGAAGAATAAATCCAAACCTCATAGGTTTTTAAAACCTATGAGGTTTTTTGTACAAATTGACTTTAGGAAACACACTGCAAGTCTAGCCCCGATTGTAGTGACATCCTTTTGTGCAGCAAAGCGGAACAAAAGATATAGCGGAAAGCGGGAATCAGCTTCTAAAAATATTTACATTAAAACAAAAACCCGTCTTGTAAATTTTACAAGACGGGTTTTCTATTTTTGAATTATATTCAATTACACAAAAGGAGCTTTCACCACTTTTGCAGGAATATTTTTGTTTCTTACCTGAATGAAGATTTCAGAACCCAGTTTGAAATGAGGTTTGTCTACATAAGCAAGACCTAAACCTACTTTTTTCATTGGAGACTGCGTTCCTGAAGTTACTTTACCAATTACGTTTCCTTCCGCATCTACAACAGGGTAGTCGTGTCTTGGAACTCCTTTGTCAGTTAATTCAAAACCAACCAATTTTCTTGTAACGCCTTCTTCTTTTTGTTTTGCGAAAATGTCTTTAGATACGAAGTCTTTATCGAATTTAGTAATCCATCCCAAACCTGCTTCGATAGGTGAGGTTGTATCATCGATATCGTTTCCGTAAAGGCAGAATCCTTTTTCAAGTCTCAAGGTATCTCTTGCAGCTAATCCGCAAGGAATGATGTCTTCAGCTCCTGCTTCGATGATCGCATCCCAAAGTTTTACAGCCGCTTCGTTGTTGAAATAAATTTCGAAACCGCCGCTTCCTGTGTAACCTGTGTTTGAGATAATTACGTTTTCAACTCCTGCTACAGAACCTACAGTGAAGTTATAGTAAGGAATTTCAGAAAGGTTAGTTTCTGTCAGTTTTTGAAGTATTTCCGTAGCTTTCGGACCTTGAACTGCCAGTAAAGACATATCGTCTGAAGCATTCGTCATTTTTGCTCCGAAAGTATTGTATTTTGAAATGTGATTCCAGTCTTTGTCAATATTTGAAGCATTTACGACTACGAAATATTTATCATCTTCCATTTTGTAAACGATAAGATCGTCCACGATTCCTCCGTTTTCGTTGGGAAGGCAAGAATACTGAGCTTTACCGTTTTCAAGAGCATCTACATTGTTTGTGGTAACATATTGTAAAAGATCTTTTGAACCGGGACCTTCGATGAAAAATTGTCCCATGTGAGAAACATCAAACAACCCTGCTTTTTCTCTTACTGCAAAATGCTCTTCCGTAACCCCGGAATATTGTACAGGCATTTCAAAACCTGCAAAAGGTACGATTTT from Chryseobacterium camelliae includes these protein-coding regions:
- a CDS encoding GLPGLI family protein produces the protein MKNFLAFFCLLNVAFFSSQTHRYIYELQLKMDSTETDYQKFNMILDINPKNVKFYGRNLLVADSLNKKFGNSDNKHIDMTGQIVKRKINSFENENFINIKFGYYTFKTNDKMTWNISHETKQVQHYTLQKATTRFGGRNWIAWFCKDIPFNEGPFKFSGLPGLIFEISDTQKNFIYHLVKNQELAEIYPTDDFLESNFGNKAIPINEKQKQKLLLEFYNDPFSFERTNFSKTNSNLNINIGGKEIHSIDELNTQVKSMQEIIRKYNNPIEIGKAIHYKN
- a CDS encoding acyl-CoA thioesterase, with amino-acid sequence MENKPITFQFISEPSNVNYGGNVHGGSVMKWIDQAGYACATTWSGNYSVTVYVGGIRFYEPIKIGEIVKVEAQVIYTGSSSMHISINVFSRNLKQPNFDKKTHCIIVFVAVDENGKKLPVPKWIPETEEDKQKEQYAKRLMELRTQIEDEMKPFL
- the gcvT gene encoding glycine cleavage system aminomethyltransferase GcvT encodes the protein MKKTALYDKHVSLGAKIVPFAGFEMPVQYSGVTEEHFAVREKAGLFDVSHMGQFFIEGPGSKDLLQYVTTNNVDALENGKAQYSCLPNENGGIVDDLIVYKMEDDKYFVVVNASNIDKDWNHISKYNTFGAKMTNASDDMSLLAVQGPKATEILQKLTETNLSEIPYYNFTVGSVAGVENVIISNTGYTGSGGFEIYFNNEAAVKLWDAIIEAGAEDIIPCGLAARDTLRLEKGFCLYGNDIDDTTSPIEAGLGWITKFDKDFVSKDIFAKQKEEGVTRKLVGFELTDKGVPRHDYPVVDAEGNVIGKVTSGTQSPMKKVGLGLAYVDKPHFKLGSEIFIQVRNKNIPAKVVKAPFV
- a CDS encoding sugar phosphate isomerase/epimerase family protein produces the protein MHRKDFITLSSLGFLGLYSCGISNLKTHKKTLAIQLYTVRDSISENLEKTLERLAGLGFTELEIYGYNGTFFGKTGNEFQSVLNNVGLKVISSHHTTGILHNDQGTLLKNWEKSVEDLHFIGSKYMVCSYLFPEERTVEHYQKLPEIFDKSGEITKKAGIQFAYHNHDFEFEKFDNSRNVYEFILENTSPELVKMELDLYWISKAGLDPLVYFEKYPKRFPLWHVKDIKAETKDFAEIGNGTIDFKRLFEAEKQAGLQHWFLEQDSSDKDIFESIEISKKYILDHSYFR
- a CDS encoding arsenate reductase family protein — protein: MKKVFYLNTCDTCRKILAQFDLTDWELREIKKEPITKEELAEMHKKTKSYEALFSKKSTQIKLRGLDVKSLTEKDFKELLLDHYTFLKRPVFITDEKIFVGNDKNNVAALQEFFGVG